One window of Rutidosis leptorrhynchoides isolate AG116_Rl617_1_P2 unplaced genomic scaffold, CSIRO_AGI_Rlap_v1 contig482, whole genome shotgun sequence genomic DNA carries:
- the LOC139883957 gene encoding 4-hydroxy-tetrahydrodipicolinate synthase, chloroplastic-like isoform X1, whose translation MAALKSFGLSLKGTVFPWLRHDDHIYKSRRDAKWMTPQAAAVIPNFHLPMRSFEVKNRTASEDIQALRLITAIKTPYLPDGRIDLEAYDGLVNMQIQNGAEGLIVGGTTGEGHLLLWDEHIMLIGHTVNCFGGSIKVIGNTGSNSTREAIHATEQGFAVGMHAALQINPYYGKTSIKGMLSHFENVLPMGPTIIYNVPSRACQDIPPHVIHFISGNPNLAGVKECVGNDRVRQYTDRGIFVWSGNDDECHDSRWDHGATGVISVTSNLVPGAMRELMYEGKNGMLNSKLLPLINWLFQEPNPIGLNTALAQLGVVRPIFRLPYEPLPYEKRLEFVNIVKQIGRENFVGDKDVQVLEDVDFISLAR comes from the exons CAGGAGGGATGCTAAATGGATGACTCCACAGGCAGCTGCTGTAATACCAAATTTCCATCTCCCAATGCGTAGTTTTGAAGTTAAAAACAG GACAGCATCCGAGGATATTCAGGCTCTCAGATTAATAACAGCCATCAAAACCCCATATTTACCTGATGGAAGAATCGATCTAGAAGCCTACGATGGCTTGGTGAATATGCAGATACAAAATGGTGCAGAGGGCCTAATAGTCGGTGGCACGACTGGCGAAGGGCATCTCCTGCTCTGGGATGAACACATTATGCTCATTGGCCACACTGTTAATTGTTTCGGTGGATCGATAAAGGTCATAGGCAATACAGGAAGCAATTCTACAAGAGAAGCAATCCATGCAACGGAACAAGGTTTCGCCGTTGGCATGCATGCTGCACTCCAGATCAACCCGTATTACGGCAAAACATCAATTAAAGGAATGCTTTCACATTTTGAAAACGTGCTCCCTATGGGTCCCACAATAATATACAATGTCCCTTCAAGAGCCTGTCAAGACATTCCACCTCACGTCATCCACTTCATTTCGGGGAATCCGAATCTGGCCGGTGTTAAAGAATGCGTGGGAAACGATCGGGTTCGACAATATACTGACAGAGGAATCTTTGTCTGGAGCGGGAACGACGACGAATGTCATGATTCTAGGTGGGACCATGGTGCGACGGGTGTAATTTCGGTTACCAGCAATTTGGTTCCAGGGGCAATGAGAGAACTCATGTATGAAGGAAAGAATGGGATGCTCAATTCAAAGCTATTGCCTCTTATCAACTGGCTTTTCCAGGAGCCTAACCCAATTGGCTTGAACACGGCTCTTGCCCAACTCGGGGTGGTGAGGCCAATCTTCAGGTTGCCATATGAACCCCTCCCTTACGAGAAAAGGTTGGAGTTTGTCAATATCGTGAAGCAAATTGGACGGGAGAATTTTGTTGGGGACAAAGATGTCCAAGTGCTTGAGGATGTTGATTTCATCTCGCTAGCCCGTTAA
- the LOC139883957 gene encoding 4-hydroxy-tetrahydrodipicolinate synthase, chloroplastic-like isoform X2 has protein sequence MAALKSFGLSLKGTVFPWLRHDDHIYKRRDAKWMTPQAAAVIPNFHLPMRSFEVKNRTASEDIQALRLITAIKTPYLPDGRIDLEAYDGLVNMQIQNGAEGLIVGGTTGEGHLLLWDEHIMLIGHTVNCFGGSIKVIGNTGSNSTREAIHATEQGFAVGMHAALQINPYYGKTSIKGMLSHFENVLPMGPTIIYNVPSRACQDIPPHVIHFISGNPNLAGVKECVGNDRVRQYTDRGIFVWSGNDDECHDSRWDHGATGVISVTSNLVPGAMRELMYEGKNGMLNSKLLPLINWLFQEPNPIGLNTALAQLGVVRPIFRLPYEPLPYEKRLEFVNIVKQIGRENFVGDKDVQVLEDVDFISLAR, from the exons GAGGGATGCTAAATGGATGACTCCACAGGCAGCTGCTGTAATACCAAATTTCCATCTCCCAATGCGTAGTTTTGAAGTTAAAAACAG GACAGCATCCGAGGATATTCAGGCTCTCAGATTAATAACAGCCATCAAAACCCCATATTTACCTGATGGAAGAATCGATCTAGAAGCCTACGATGGCTTGGTGAATATGCAGATACAAAATGGTGCAGAGGGCCTAATAGTCGGTGGCACGACTGGCGAAGGGCATCTCCTGCTCTGGGATGAACACATTATGCTCATTGGCCACACTGTTAATTGTTTCGGTGGATCGATAAAGGTCATAGGCAATACAGGAAGCAATTCTACAAGAGAAGCAATCCATGCAACGGAACAAGGTTTCGCCGTTGGCATGCATGCTGCACTCCAGATCAACCCGTATTACGGCAAAACATCAATTAAAGGAATGCTTTCACATTTTGAAAACGTGCTCCCTATGGGTCCCACAATAATATACAATGTCCCTTCAAGAGCCTGTCAAGACATTCCACCTCACGTCATCCACTTCATTTCGGGGAATCCGAATCTGGCCGGTGTTAAAGAATGCGTGGGAAACGATCGGGTTCGACAATATACTGACAGAGGAATCTTTGTCTGGAGCGGGAACGACGACGAATGTCATGATTCTAGGTGGGACCATGGTGCGACGGGTGTAATTTCGGTTACCAGCAATTTGGTTCCAGGGGCAATGAGAGAACTCATGTATGAAGGAAAGAATGGGATGCTCAATTCAAAGCTATTGCCTCTTATCAACTGGCTTTTCCAGGAGCCTAACCCAATTGGCTTGAACACGGCTCTTGCCCAACTCGGGGTGGTGAGGCCAATCTTCAGGTTGCCATATGAACCCCTCCCTTACGAGAAAAGGTTGGAGTTTGTCAATATCGTGAAGCAAATTGGACGGGAGAATTTTGTTGGGGACAAAGATGTCCAAGTGCTTGAGGATGTTGATTTCATCTCGCTAGCCCGTTAA